In one Streptomyces sp. NBC_01241 genomic region, the following are encoded:
- a CDS encoding PhoH family protein, with product MVTSTKRRMLDRRTYVLDTSVLLADPNAMARFDEHEVVLPIVVVTELEAKRHHPELGYFARQALRLLDDFRTRYGRLDAPIPLGDLGGTLRVELNHSDPGVLPAGYRLGDNDSRILAVARNLQAEGYDVTVVSKDLPLRIKASSVGLLAEEYRAELAITDSGWTGMSELPLAAEQVDLLYGEETLYVPEAAELPVHTGLVLRSERGKALGRVTADGSVRLVRGDREVFGIHGRSAEQRIALDLLLDQDVGIVSLGGRAGTGKSALALCAGLEAVLERRQHQKVMVFRPLYAVGGQELGYLPGTEAEKMSPWAQAVFDTLSAVAGREVIEEVLGRGMLEILPLTHIRGRSLHDAFVIVDEAQSLERNVLLTVLSRIGANSRVVLTHDVAQRDNLRVGRYDGVVAVVEKLKGHPLFAHVTLTRSERSQIAALVTEMLEDGHI from the coding sequence GTGGTGACCAGCACGAAGCGCCGCATGCTCGACAGGCGCACCTATGTTCTCGACACCAGCGTCCTGCTGGCCGATCCGAACGCCATGGCCCGGTTCGACGAGCACGAAGTCGTGCTCCCGATCGTCGTGGTCACGGAACTGGAGGCCAAACGGCACCACCCGGAGCTGGGGTACTTCGCCCGCCAGGCCCTGCGCCTGCTGGACGACTTCCGCACCCGGTACGGCCGGCTGGACGCCCCGATCCCACTCGGGGATCTGGGCGGGACCCTGCGCGTCGAACTCAACCATTCCGACCCCGGCGTACTGCCCGCCGGCTACCGGTTGGGGGACAACGACTCACGGATCCTCGCGGTCGCGCGCAACCTCCAGGCCGAGGGGTACGACGTCACGGTCGTCTCCAAGGACCTGCCGCTGCGCATCAAGGCGTCCTCGGTCGGCCTCCTCGCCGAGGAGTACCGCGCCGAACTCGCCATCACCGACTCCGGCTGGACGGGGATGTCGGAACTGCCCCTCGCCGCGGAGCAGGTGGACCTGCTCTACGGAGAGGAGACGCTGTACGTACCCGAGGCCGCCGAACTGCCCGTGCACACCGGACTGGTCCTGCGGTCCGAGCGCGGCAAGGCGCTCGGCCGGGTCACCGCCGACGGCAGTGTGCGCCTGGTGCGCGGTGACCGGGAGGTCTTCGGCATCCACGGCCGCAGCGCAGAACAGCGGATCGCGCTCGATCTCCTCCTCGACCAGGACGTCGGCATCGTGTCGCTGGGCGGCCGGGCCGGCACCGGCAAGTCGGCGCTGGCGCTCTGCGCCGGTCTCGAAGCCGTTCTGGAGCGCAGGCAGCACCAGAAGGTGATGGTCTTCCGCCCGCTGTACGCGGTCGGCGGACAGGAGCTGGGCTATCTCCCCGGCACCGAGGCCGAGAAGATGAGCCCCTGGGCGCAGGCCGTCTTCGACACGCTGTCGGCCGTCGCCGGCCGCGAGGTGATCGAGGAGGTGCTGGGGCGCGGCATGCTGGAGATCCTGCCGCTCACCCACATCCGGGGCCGCTCGCTCCACGACGCCTTCGTGATCGTCGACGAGGCGCAGTCCCTCGAACGGAACGTCCTGCTGACCGTGTTGTCCCGGATCGGGGCAAATTCCCGAGTGGTGCTCACGCATGACGTGGCCCAGCGGGACAACCTCCGGGTCGGCCGGTACGACGGAGTCGTCGCCGTGGTCGAGAAGCTGAAGGGCCATCCGCTCTTCGCGCACGTCACGCTCACCCGCTCCGAGCGTTCGCAGATCGCCGCACTGGTGACCGAAATGCTGGAGGACGGCCACATCTGA
- a CDS encoding lytic transglycosylase domain-containing protein has protein sequence MSRISVRGFAVASATAVTTVGAVVGVASGSTPAVDDNNFEAAAADTTLLADIPAGQQAQVQTASLTQQADAQASAADAAAKKSVEEAARIQAAKDAKSKKQAAEAKLEKERQDKKDAAERASRSEIRSASTFAQQSSYTVAQVQAIARQIVPADQFQCFSNIVNVESSWNYRASNPSSGAYGLVQALPGSKMVSAGADWQTNPATQIKWGLSYMNGAKYHSPCGAWAFWQANHWY, from the coding sequence GTGAGCCGGATCTCGGTCCGGGGGTTCGCCGTGGCGTCAGCCACCGCGGTCACCACCGTCGGCGCCGTCGTAGGCGTTGCCTCGGGCAGCACTCCCGCTGTCGACGACAACAACTTCGAGGCGGCCGCAGCCGACACGACGCTTCTCGCCGACATCCCTGCGGGCCAGCAGGCCCAGGTGCAGACCGCCTCGCTGACGCAGCAGGCCGACGCCCAGGCGTCCGCGGCCGACGCGGCGGCGAAGAAGTCCGTAGAGGAAGCGGCGCGCATCCAGGCCGCCAAGGACGCCAAGTCGAAGAAGCAGGCGGCCGAGGCCAAGCTGGAGAAGGAGCGTCAGGACAAGAAGGACGCGGCCGAGCGCGCCAGCCGCTCCGAGATCCGCAGCGCCTCCACGTTCGCCCAGCAGAGCTCGTACACCGTGGCCCAGGTCCAGGCGATCGCGCGGCAGATCGTTCCCGCCGACCAGTTCCAGTGCTTCAGCAACATCGTGAACGTCGAGTCGAGCTGGAACTACCGGGCGAGCAACCCGTCCTCCGGCGCATACGGCCTCGTGCAGGCGCTGCCCGGTTCGAAGATGGTGTCCGCCGGCGCGGACTGGCAGACCAACCCGGCCACCCAGATCAAGTGGGGCCTCAGCTACATGAACGGCGCCAAGTACCACAGCCCGTGCGGTGCCTGGGCCTTCTGGCAGGCCAACCACTGGTACTAG
- a CDS encoding AI-2E family transporter — MSNLPGWLGRLGAELTDLGERLERRRAEAEEGEAEPIEPPVPAPVPATAAAVPDEAARPEAAGGDRVPPPPAYAPSVAARPDPVAAIPWGMRVAAEAGWRLLVLAGTLWVLMRVISAVQLVVLAFVAALLITAMLQPTVARLKRYGLPRGLATAVTAILGFVIIGLVGWFVVWQVMDNIDTLSDKVRTGIDDLKNWLLDSPFHVTEQQINDVAKNLSDTIGTNTEQITSAGLQGVTVMAEVLTGMLLAMFSTLFLLYDGKRIWHWVLKLVPAQARPGVAGAGPRAWRTLTAYVRGTVVVALIDAIFIGLGIWFLKVPMAVPLAVFIFLFAFIPLVGAVISGALAVVVALVTEGVFTALMVLVVVLAVQQIEGHVLQPFILGRAVRVHPLAVVLSVAAGGMIAGIGGAVVAVPLVAVTNTVVGYLRAYGQEEVLRHTPPPRGASALDVAPTPAPGSPPENIDYGDDEDSGDKTAE; from the coding sequence ATGTCGAATCTACCGGGGTGGCTCGGCCGTCTGGGCGCCGAACTGACCGACCTGGGCGAGCGGCTGGAGCGGCGCAGGGCCGAAGCCGAGGAAGGCGAGGCCGAGCCCATCGAGCCGCCGGTGCCCGCCCCTGTACCCGCGACAGCCGCCGCCGTACCGGACGAGGCGGCCCGGCCCGAGGCCGCCGGCGGTGACCGTGTCCCGCCGCCGCCCGCGTACGCCCCCTCCGTGGCCGCCCGGCCCGATCCGGTCGCGGCGATCCCCTGGGGCATGCGGGTCGCGGCCGAGGCCGGCTGGCGGCTGCTCGTCCTGGCGGGCACCCTCTGGGTGTTGATGCGGGTCATCAGCGCCGTACAGCTGGTCGTTCTGGCCTTCGTCGCCGCGCTGCTCATCACCGCGATGCTGCAGCCGACCGTCGCCCGGCTGAAGCGGTACGGTCTGCCGCGCGGACTGGCCACCGCGGTCACCGCGATCCTGGGCTTCGTCATCATCGGGCTGGTCGGCTGGTTCGTGGTCTGGCAGGTCATGGACAACATCGACACCCTCTCCGACAAGGTGCGGACGGGTATCGACGATCTGAAGAACTGGCTGCTCGACAGCCCCTTCCATGTCACCGAGCAGCAGATCAACGACGTCGCCAAGAACCTCAGCGACACCATCGGTACCAACACCGAACAGATAACCTCCGCCGGACTGCAGGGCGTCACCGTGATGGCGGAGGTCCTCACCGGGATGCTGCTGGCGATGTTCTCGACGCTCTTCCTGCTGTACGACGGGAAGCGCATCTGGCACTGGGTGCTGAAACTGGTGCCCGCGCAGGCCCGGCCGGGTGTCGCGGGTGCCGGGCCGCGGGCCTGGCGGACGCTGACCGCCTATGTGCGGGGCACGGTCGTCGTGGCGCTGATCGACGCGATCTTCATCGGGCTCGGGATCTGGTTCCTGAAGGTGCCGATGGCGGTGCCGCTCGCCGTCTTCATCTTCCTCTTCGCCTTCATCCCGCTCGTCGGCGCGGTGATCTCCGGGGCGCTCGCGGTGGTCGTCGCGCTCGTCACCGAGGGTGTGTTCACCGCGCTGATGGTGCTGGTCGTGGTACTCGCCGTGCAGCAGATCGAGGGGCATGTGCTGCAGCCGTTCATCCTGGGACGCGCGGTACGGGTGCATCCGCTCGCCGTCGTCCTCTCGGTCGCCGCGGGCGGCATGATCGCGGGCATCGGCGGAGCGGTCGTCGCGGTGCCGCTGGTGGCGGTCACCAACACGGTGGTCGGTTATCTGCGCGCGTACGGGCAGGAGGAAGTCCTGCGGCACACTCCGCCCCCACGTGGGGCGTCCGCGCTGGATGTCGCTCCGACGCCCGCGCCGGGCTCGCCGCCCGAGAACATCGACTACGGCGACGACGAGGACAGTGGCGACAAGACCGCCGAGTGA
- a CDS encoding alkyl hydroperoxide reductase, whose amino-acid sequence MALDELKAAVPDFAKDLKLNLGSVIGNSDLPQQQLWGTVLACAIASRSPKVLRELEPEAKANLSAQAYTAAKSAAAIMAMNNVFYRTRHLLSDPEYGTLRAGLRMNVIGNPGVEKTDFELWSLAVSAINGCGQCLDSHEQVLREAGVDREIIQEAVKIASVIQAVGVTLEAEAVLAE is encoded by the coding sequence ATGGCACTCGACGAACTGAAGGCCGCCGTTCCGGACTTCGCCAAGGACCTGAAGCTGAACCTCGGTTCGGTCATCGGGAACAGCGACCTCCCGCAGCAGCAGCTGTGGGGCACCGTCCTCGCCTGCGCGATCGCCTCGCGCTCGCCGAAGGTGCTGCGCGAGCTGGAGCCGGAGGCGAAGGCCAATCTCTCCGCCCAGGCGTACACCGCCGCGAAGTCGGCCGCCGCCATCATGGCGATGAACAACGTCTTCTACCGGACCCGGCACCTGCTGTCGGACCCCGAGTACGGGACGCTCCGTGCGGGCCTGCGGATGAATGTCATCGGCAACCCCGGCGTGGAGAAGACCGACTTCGAGCTGTGGTCGCTCGCGGTCTCCGCGATCAACGGCTGCGGCCAGTGCCTGGACTCCCACGAGCAGGTGCTGCGCGAGGCGGGCGTGGACCGTGAGATCATTCAGGAAGCCGTCAAAATCGCTTCGGTGATCCAGGCGGTCGGCGTGACCCTCGAAGCCGAGGCCGTGCTCGCCGAGTAG
- a CDS encoding peroxiredoxin has translation MLTVGDKFPEFDLTACVSLESGKEFEQINHKTYEGKWKIVFAWPKDFTFVCPTEIAAFGKLNDEFADRDAQILGFSGDSEFVHHAWRKDHPDLTDLPFPMMADSKHELMRDLGIEGEDGFAQRAVFIVDQNNEIQFTMVTAGSVGRNPKEVLRVLDALQTDELCPCNWTKGENTLDPVALLSGE, from the coding sequence GTGCTCACTGTCGGTGACAAGTTCCCCGAGTTCGACCTGACTGCTTGTGTTTCGCTGGAGAGCGGCAAGGAGTTCGAGCAGATCAACCACAAGACCTACGAGGGCAAGTGGAAGATCGTCTTCGCGTGGCCGAAGGACTTCACCTTCGTGTGCCCGACCGAGATCGCCGCTTTCGGCAAGCTGAACGACGAGTTCGCCGACCGGGACGCCCAGATCCTCGGCTTCTCCGGTGACTCCGAGTTCGTGCACCACGCCTGGCGCAAGGACCACCCGGACCTGACCGACCTGCCCTTCCCGATGATGGCCGACTCGAAGCACGAGCTCATGCGTGACCTCGGCATCGAGGGCGAGGACGGCTTCGCCCAGCGCGCCGTCTTCATCGTCGACCAGAACAACGAGATCCAGTTCACGATGGTGACCGCCGGTTCCGTGGGCCGTAACCCCAAGGAGGTCCTCCGGGTCCTCGACGCCCTGCAGACCGACGAGCTGTGCCCGTGCAACTGGACCAAGGGCGAGAACACCCTCGACCCGGTCGCGCTCCTCTCGGGCGAGTGA
- a CDS encoding hydrogen peroxide-inducible genes activator, whose product MAQSNQGSRTKQPSLSQLRAFVAVAEYLHFRDAAAAIGMSQPALSGAVSALEEALGVQLIERTTRKVLLSPAGERLAVRARVVLEAVGELMEEAEAVRAPFTGVLRLGVIPTVAPYLLPTVLRLVHERYPELDLQVHEEQTSSLLEGLAAGRLDLLLLAVPLGVPGVSELPLFDEDFVLVMERDHWLGGRTDIPREALRELPLLLLDEGHCLRDQALDICREAGRTEGAPVTTTAAGLSTLVQLVAGGLGVTLLPRTAVTVETARNDALVTGYFGEPAPSRRVALAMRAGAARREEFEEFAAALREAMRVLPVRVTGKA is encoded by the coding sequence GTGGCGCAGAGTAATCAGGGTAGTCGGACCAAACAGCCCAGCCTGTCGCAGCTGCGTGCCTTCGTGGCCGTCGCCGAATATCTGCACTTCAGGGATGCGGCGGCAGCAATCGGGATGAGTCAGCCGGCACTCTCCGGAGCCGTTTCCGCGCTGGAGGAGGCACTGGGTGTCCAGCTCATCGAGCGTACGACGCGCAAGGTGCTGCTCTCGCCGGCCGGGGAACGGCTCGCGGTGCGGGCCAGGGTGGTGCTGGAGGCCGTCGGTGAACTGATGGAGGAGGCCGAGGCGGTCCGGGCGCCGTTCACCGGCGTGCTCCGGCTCGGCGTGATCCCGACCGTCGCGCCGTATCTGCTGCCGACCGTGCTGCGGCTCGTCCACGAGCGCTACCCGGAGCTCGACCTCCAGGTGCACGAGGAGCAGACCTCCTCGCTGCTGGAGGGGCTGGCCGCGGGAAGGCTGGACCTGCTCCTGCTCGCGGTGCCGCTCGGGGTGCCGGGGGTGAGCGAACTCCCGCTCTTCGACGAGGACTTCGTGCTCGTGATGGAACGGGACCACTGGCTGGGCGGGCGCACCGACATTCCGCGCGAGGCGCTGCGCGAGCTGCCGCTGCTGCTGCTCGACGAGGGCCACTGCCTGCGCGACCAGGCGCTCGACATTTGCCGGGAGGCGGGGCGTACGGAGGGCGCACCGGTCACCACGACCGCCGCCGGGCTCTCGACGCTGGTGCAGCTGGTGGCCGGCGGGCTCGGGGTGACGTTGCTGCCGCGTACCGCGGTGACGGTCGAGACCGCCCGCAACGACGCGCTGGTCACCGGGTACTTCGGGGAGCCCGCACCGTCGCGGCGGGTGGCGCTGGCGATGCGGGCGGGGGCGGCGCGGCGCGAGGAGTTCGAGGAGTTCGCGGCGGCGCTGCGGGAGGCGATGAGGGTGCTGCCGGTACGGGTGACGGGGAAGGCGTGA
- a CDS encoding ABC transporter permease: MTLLDHKNAPAQAAPRPTGPTGFTALLRDLALGVRFASSGGREGWIRTLLTAVGVGLGVTLLLVAASVPHMLDQRSARDQARSETAVSDSPDTAAKKSDTSVLRINAETEYRGRTIGGYLMRADGTHPVVPPGVGRFPGADEMVVSPALKELLASPEGSLLRERLSHRITGTIGDAGLIAPGELLFYMGSDTLTPANGGHRIAGYGDPGPPEPMSPILIVLVIMICVVLLAPVAIFIATAVRFGGDRRDRRLAALRLVGADIRTTRRIAAGEALFGAVLGLLFGLVFFLAGRQLMAYVEVWDVSAFPADLVPAPWPAALIAVAVPVAAVLVTLAALRSVVIEPLGVVRNGRDRGRRLWWRLLVPVAGLAVLGLTGKVGPESEVDPYPIAGGAVLVLFGLALLLPWLVEACVNRLRGGPVPWQLATRRLQLSSGAASRAVSGITVAVAGAVALQMLFAAVGDEFTLMTGQDTRRAQFYTYSETVTGDAAAETIRKFRATKGVTGVIGMVETYVVKPGKYKGDDVQPTTSLTVGDCATVREIARVDSCKEGDVFVVHPPNDKEMSDWVDQTARKGKPVELNYQAGSETGGKSKLWTLPADAPTVVARSDPMGKDHWGIVATVGAIDPRTLLHAQTNAQIQVDQSVEDVAEYVRNTAAELDRGMRIVTMTSVARDRQYASVQSGLRVGATATLLLIAVAMLVSQLEQLRERKRLLSVLVAFGTRRTTLGWSVLWQTAVPVVIGLVVAVAGGLGLGAAMIWMIAKEVTKWWLFLPMVGAGAALILLVTLLSLPPLWRMMRPDGLRTE, from the coding sequence ATGACGCTGCTCGACCACAAGAACGCCCCGGCCCAGGCAGCGCCCCGCCCCACCGGACCCACCGGCTTCACCGCCCTGCTGCGCGACCTCGCCCTGGGCGTCCGGTTCGCCTCCTCCGGCGGGCGCGAGGGCTGGATCCGCACGCTGCTGACCGCCGTCGGTGTCGGCCTCGGCGTGACACTGCTGCTCGTCGCCGCGTCCGTACCGCACATGCTCGACCAGCGCTCCGCGCGCGACCAGGCCCGCTCCGAGACCGCGGTATCCGATTCGCCCGACACCGCGGCCAAGAAGTCGGACACCTCGGTGCTGCGGATCAACGCGGAGACCGAATACCGCGGCCGCACCATCGGGGGCTACCTGATGCGTGCGGACGGTACGCATCCGGTCGTCCCGCCGGGCGTCGGACGCTTCCCCGGTGCGGACGAGATGGTGGTCTCCCCCGCCCTGAAGGAACTGCTGGCCTCCCCCGAAGGCAGCCTGCTCAGGGAGCGGCTGTCGCACCGGATCACCGGCACGATCGGCGACGCGGGCCTGATCGCCCCGGGCGAGCTGCTCTTCTACATGGGCAGCGACACCCTGACCCCCGCCAACGGCGGTCACCGGATCGCCGGTTACGGCGACCCGGGCCCGCCCGAGCCCATGTCGCCGATCCTCATCGTTCTGGTCATCATGATCTGCGTCGTGCTGCTGGCGCCGGTCGCGATCTTCATCGCGACGGCCGTGCGGTTCGGCGGCGACCGCCGCGACCGCCGGCTCGCCGCGCTGCGTCTGGTCGGTGCGGACATCCGGACGACCCGCCGGATCGCGGCCGGCGAGGCGCTCTTCGGAGCGGTGCTCGGCCTGCTGTTCGGCCTCGTTTTCTTCCTGGCGGGGCGTCAGCTCATGGCCTACGTCGAGGTGTGGGACGTCAGCGCCTTCCCGGCGGACCTGGTCCCCGCACCCTGGCCGGCGGCGCTGATCGCCGTCGCGGTTCCGGTGGCGGCGGTGCTCGTCACGCTCGCCGCCCTGCGTTCCGTGGTGATCGAACCGCTCGGCGTCGTACGCAACGGCCGCGACCGCGGGCGCCGGCTCTGGTGGCGGCTGCTGGTGCCGGTCGCCGGACTGGCGGTGCTCGGGCTGACCGGCAAGGTCGGCCCGGAGTCCGAGGTCGATCCGTATCCGATCGCGGGTGGCGCCGTACTGGTCCTGTTCGGGCTCGCGCTGCTGCTGCCCTGGCTGGTCGAGGCGTGCGTGAACCGGCTGCGCGGCGGCCCGGTGCCCTGGCAGCTGGCCACCCGCAGGCTCCAGCTGAGCAGCGGGGCGGCCTCCCGCGCGGTCAGCGGCATCACGGTCGCGGTCGCCGGTGCGGTGGCGCTGCAGATGCTGTTCGCCGCGGTGGGCGACGAGTTCACCCTGATGACGGGGCAGGACACGAGGCGCGCCCAGTTTTACACGTACTCCGAAACCGTCACGGGTGACGCGGCCGCCGAGACCATCAGGAAGTTCCGCGCCACCAAGGGCGTGACCGGAGTGATCGGGATGGTCGAGACGTACGTCGTCAAGCCGGGCAAGTACAAGGGCGACGACGTCCAGCCCACCACCTCGCTGACCGTCGGGGACTGCGCCACCGTGCGCGAGATAGCCCGGGTCGACTCCTGCAAGGAGGGCGATGTGTTCGTCGTCCATCCCCCGAACGACAAGGAGATGTCCGACTGGGTGGACCAGACGGCCCGCAAGGGCAAGCCGGTCGAACTCAACTATCAGGCGGGGTCGGAAACCGGCGGGAAGTCGAAGCTGTGGACCCTGCCCGCCGACGCTCCGACCGTCGTCGCCCGCAGCGACCCGATGGGCAAGGACCACTGGGGCATCGTGGCGACCGTCGGTGCGATCGACCCGAGGACCCTGCTGCACGCGCAGACCAACGCGCAGATCCAGGTGGACCAGAGCGTCGAGGACGTCGCCGAGTACGTACGGAACACGGCGGCCGAGCTTGACCGGGGGATGCGGATCGTCACCATGACGTCGGTCGCCCGCGACCGGCAGTACGCCAGCGTGCAGTCCGGCCTCCGGGTCGGCGCGACCGCGACCCTGCTGCTGATCGCCGTGGCCATGCTGGTCTCGCAACTGGAGCAGCTGCGCGAGCGCAAGCGCCTGCTCTCGGTCCTGGTCGCCTTCGGCACCCGGCGGACCACGCTCGGCTGGTCGGTCCTCTGGCAGACCGCCGTGCCCGTGGTCATCGGCCTGGTGGTCGCGGTCGCGGGCGGCCTCGGCCTGGGCGCGGCGATGATCTGGATGATCGCCAAGGAGGTGACCAAGTGGTGGCTGTTCCTGCCGATGGTGGGGGCGGGCGCGGCCCTGATCCTGCTCGTCACCCTGCTGTCGCTGCCGCCCCTGTGGCGCATGATGCGCCCGGACGGCCTGCGCACCGAGTGA